A single window of Hymenobacter sp. APR13 DNA harbors:
- the pth gene encoding aminoacyl-tRNA hydrolase, with protein MKFLVLCLGNIGPEYADTRHNVGFMVGDYLARKHDAAPWQLGRHAFTTEIKHKGHTYVLVKPTTYMNLSGKAAAHWLSTLKLTKENMVVVTDDLALPFGKLRLKAKGSAGGQNGLKHIQETLGSDEYARLRFGIDSSFSKGRQVDYVLSPFSADENIDLEGRLEKAAEAVLAFGAMGVERAMNVVNVK; from the coding sequence ATGAAGTTTCTTGTGCTGTGCCTGGGCAACATCGGGCCGGAATACGCCGATACGCGCCACAACGTGGGCTTTATGGTGGGCGACTACCTGGCCCGCAAACACGACGCCGCGCCCTGGCAGCTGGGCCGCCATGCCTTCACCACCGAAATCAAGCACAAGGGCCACACCTACGTGCTGGTGAAGCCCACCACCTACATGAACCTGAGCGGCAAGGCGGCGGCCCACTGGCTGAGCACACTCAAGCTCACCAAGGAAAACATGGTAGTCGTCACCGACGACCTGGCCCTCCCCTTCGGCAAACTGCGGCTGAAAGCCAAAGGCTCGGCCGGCGGCCAGAACGGCCTCAAGCACATCCAGGAAACCCTGGGCTCTGACGAGTACGCCCGCCTGCGCTTCGGCATCGACTCTAGCTTCTCCAAAGGCCGCCAGGTGGATTACGTGCTCAGCCCCTTCTCCGCCGATGAAAACATCGATCTGGAAGGCCGCCTGGAAAAAGCCGCCGAAGCTGTGCTGGCTTTTGGCGCTATGGGCGTAGAGCGGGCCATGAACGTGGTGAACGTGAAGTAA